The genomic segment TTCCtcctactgctgctgctgcactTCCAGCAAAGCAGTGTGGGGACAGAAAGGTGTGATACCTTTCCTCACCCATCTCAAGGGGCACAGCCAACACTCCTATCACAGAAGACAGAGTGACAAGAGAAAAGCACAGCACGTTTAGTTAATCGAAGCTGTATGTGACACGGGAGGCTTTCAAAATGAAGATCTGAAGACTCAGGGAAAAATGTCTACTTTTTATGCTTAGGTTGGATGAAGAAAGGATGGGTGTGTAGAAATGGAATTGAACAAAAGGGTACGAGTGAATAGTAATAAACTGAAAgagaaacccagcaaggcctgtctgttcagattcttctggGCCTCACTGTGTGCCATTCCTTCTGTAGAGGAATTCACTGTAGAGGGCAGGACTCCCATGAAATAGGGTTTTcaagggaaaagggagagagtgGCCTTTCTAGGTTTTATGGTTTGCCTTGGGCCAGAGTGGTTTTGGTTTCTGTGACCCACCTTGGGGAAAAGAATTCTGTTTTCCATAACTTGCTTCAGGGGAAAATGGGAGAGGGTCAGAAAGACCTTGTTTCTGGCTGAATTCCTACAGCCAGCTGAaaaacatgcatgcacacacaggtttctctttttttggcaGGCAGCCAGAGGCCTTTCCTATGTCCAATTCGAAGTACTCAGCACACCAATGTGCCATGCTTTGGGGTATCTTGTTCCGAGCCCCAACAGCAGGAAGAAAGTAGGACAGGCATAACCAAACTGCCTGTGGGTACCACTTACAAGTCTCCAGGTAGTTTCTACTTCTGTGATGTCCACAAAAAGCCAAGAATTCCTGATGGCCCTTTTTGGGAGAACTGGGATATAAATGAAGGGGCCCCGTGAAGCAAAGCCATGAGCAAAATGGCTAGGAATGCTCTACTTCATCATTATGGGCAGACTGACTTTGGGGCTGGGTATTCCTTGGAAAAGCACTCATTATGAATCCTCACCTTACTCTGTCCTTCAGCACTGGCAACTTCTCAGGCCACGTGGCTGCCCAAACTCTCACATCTGTGTGtacacaaacaaaacacaaaccccACCTTCCTGCAAGGGCTTCAAACCACATTCTGATCTCTTGCTTCCTGTTCACTGCCAGATTTCTTAGAAACAGGTGTCTCTACTTTCCAGCATCCATAGGATAACATCTTGCTCCTGCTGTCATCGCTAACCAGAACACAGAAAAAACCCACTACTTATACCTCTCTTCATTGTTATGCTATGGTTAAGTAGCACCAGGAAATCTTCCTATGATGGAAGTCTTGAGGTATCAGAGCCACAATCTCCGAAGCGCTAAGGGTTAGCTTTATGCAGTGAATTAAAATTCAAAACCCTGAATGGGCAGGCTGAGGATCAAAGTGGAATTTTCAGCAGTCCTCAGCATCAGTAGTAAGGGAAGTGGGAAAGCTAGTTTGGGGCAGTATCCCTTAAAGCATATAATAGGGAAGACGTTAAAATTCACACGACTGAGACCATAGCTTAATTCTGTAACATATAACTCCATGTTGGTAAGCCCTCCATGTGAGACTAGGGTCCTAGAATGATCTTGTGCAAGGTTTTAACCTCTTAAAGCCAAATTGCCCAGAGATAAGGAGATAGAGTAGAAAGATGGGTAGCAAGAAAGGGATATATGctataatacagaaaattgtaaAAGGCTTTCAcgattcatataaaaataattctttaatgtCTCTGAAGAATTATACTCCACGGGTTTCAAGGAGAACGTTGAGAAACTGGGATAGCTTCCAGACCCTTTGCACATATCCCTGTTTGTCGGTGTGCTGTGAGTCCTGGCCCAAAGAACCAGGCAAATGATCCAAGTCCAAAAGGCAGCAGAAGAGGTTGGGTCCCTCTTCTGTCAGAAGCTCTCTCCTCCAGACAGAAGCAGCCAGCACTTAACAAACCACCTCGGGCTCTCTAAGGTAGGATAATGGAGCACCAAAGGAAGGAACTCTTGCATCTCAAGGCGTTTTTCTCTTTCTAGGGACATAGTGTTTTCCATCTAACGAAAGAGGGAAAcaagaaaggggaaggagaagcacAGGGTGGTAAGGACAATCTGCTGCTGTCAAAGCAGTTCTGCCACTGCTTTCCCTGTATCCTTAACTCCGCAGCCCCAGTGCCCGCTGTCCCACCGCACGCCCTTCCCAGGCGCCTCACTCAGTCAGGCCTCCAAGGTGGTCCAGTCTCCAACTTCACTTGTTTCTCCAATCAGAATATCAGAGACCAATCATCAACTGCCAAAACACATAAACTCATCAACACAGCAAACATAGATAAAGTGAACAATGATAAGTAGAGATAAGAATAATAATACAATGTTCTTATCCAAATGTGAAGATTTGACCTAATTCTTGTGGTAGAGGAATTCATTGTTGAGGACTTTAAGATCATATGGGAGAAAGAATGTGGAAGCCatggacatgaatgaacctgtaAGAGAGTACTTGAAAGTCGTTTTGCAtgcaaaaaaaagtaaaacagcacataaaatcaataaataataggTAATAGAGATAGCACCAGAATATTAAGTACTTTGGGTGTAAAGACCacgtttgttttgtttcactgctatgtatatatatatttccccagTAACGAGGTAAGTGCCCGCCATGTAACTGtgctaaatatttgttttctgattagcTAAATTgctgatttaattttaattgattgGGTTTAGTTCAAAATGCTCAtacatttgttttactttttgtgggtTATTGTACTTTATTTGCTCCTCCATTTAAATATTCAGTGCTTTCTTCTCCTTATTTTTGGGGGTCCCAATTCCCGGATCCTACCAGGATCCGGGAGATGGAAAATACCTTGAGCCTTTGTGATAGAAAGAGATTTAGATCACCTTTATGTGATCTGCTTATTCCACTAGAGCTGAACAGCATTTTTAACTATGCCCTCCCCCAACCTCAAAAAGGCAGGGGTAAATAGCCTTAGCTCAGCCTACGAAAACGTGTGCCCGAGTACCTTTCTAATCCATTTGACTTACATCTCAGTTCCGATTCTTCTCCGTCTCCTTTGCTGGCACTACTCTTCTAAATGTGGGCATTGCCTATGTCCCAGTCTtgatcttccttctctctttcccctgtTTTATCTTCCTAAGTGATCTCACCCATTCCTGTGGCTTTAAATATCAAATGCATGCTGCTGGTTTCCAAATGCATATGTCTAGGCTTGACCTACTTTTAAGCTCCAAATCAGTAGACCCAATCccttacttaatatttttaactgaatgtCTTACAGGTAAAACAAATAAACCATTTTACTAAGTCCAAAATGAACTTTTGATTTTTACCCCTCCTCTTAATCACTCACCACCCACAACCGGTTCTATTCCTAATCTTCCCTATGTCGGTACCTTGCACTGCACAGCATATAGTACAATGCTCTCTACACTTCTCAATGGGTGTTGGCCCCATATAGTACTGTATCGAGTATATTGAATATTATAAAATCACCCACCCAACCGCTTAAGCCACAGAGCCATCCTGGGTTCTGACCCACTTACCCTCCATCTCTAATTCTTTAACAAGtgtaatgtttgtttgtttgttttttgtttttatgtgtgtgagatggatgaggtcttgctctgttgccaggctggagtgcagtggcacaatcttggctcactgcaacctctgcctcctgggtccaagcaattctcctgcctcagcctcctgaatagctgggactacagacgtgcaccatcatgcccagctaatttttgtacttttagtagagacggggttttgccatgttggccaggctagtctcaaactcctgacctcaggtgatccagccgccttagcctcccaaagtactgggattacaggcatgagccactgtatttgGCCTTGAACAAGTGTAGTGGTTTTTGGCTCCAAAATAAGTCTTGAATCTGCCTATTTATCTCCAGTTCCACTCTTAACACCTGAGTCTAAGCTACTATTATCTCTTGTCCAAACCAAGGCAACAACCTCCTCCCTGCTTCCAGTCTTGCCAGTCTTGCCTTTTGAAGAACTAATCTCTACATAGCCGCAAAGGTGACCTTTATAAATAGAAAACCTTCAGCGTCAATGCCCTCCACACCTCTCAATGGGTGTTGGCCCTATTATCCTTGGAACACAATGAAAAGTCATCACGGTGACAAGGCTCTACTCAAAGTGCCCCCTCTGTACTTAACCTAAATTCACTGTAAGCTCTTTCCCTCCTACCTCTCCAGGCTCCCGACGTGCCCCACATGGTACGTGCTGGCCATCTGACAGCTCCTAAAACAAAATGTGAACTTTCCTGCCCTAAGGCCTTGGAAATTACTTTCTCCTGGGACTGAAAGACTCTTTCCTTTtctacctttttgttttgtttggtttctgttttgaCAAGCTGCAAACATATAACAAACATCTGTGTTCTACCACCAAAAATTAAGAGTTGTTAACTTTTTGACATTTTTCCTTGCATTTGAACATTAACAAAAGAACAATATAAAGGTAAAGTCTCCTTGTGCTGCCTGTGTTCCATCCTCCTTTCTCCTTACTCAGAACGAGTAAGGGATATTGCTGGTTCTTTACACCACAagcatttctttctcccttctgttTAGCAAAATCTTGACTTGTTAAGACATTCATGCACTGCCCattcccacctccaccctctgCCCCAGCACTCTGATGTGTTCAGCAGAGGCCGTTTGCAGCACGATTGCGGCCCAGGAGATGAAAGGGCAAGTTTCCCGGAGGCTGTGTTTCATTCTGACCCAGGCTATCCAGCAGGGAGCTTGTAGCCCATCTAGAGGCTCccatcctctctctcctgccctcaaaTGTTTGCCTTCAGAGAACTGGGATGGGACCAGAAGAGCCAGGCTCTTTGAATTACTGATCCACTGCCAAGGTCTGAACCATATGACACTCTTTTCTGTTCAGTCCTTACCATGTGTCATCATTTATCTCAACATCACTGTCTGATCTAAACCAAAAACATCAACATCACAAATAGAAGGAAACTGGACTTCCTACGTGTCTCCATGCCTCTcctccccaaaaaaagaaagaaaaatgatttctccTGCTATATCGAATCATTTTTTGGTTAGTGTACTATTTTATCATAGTTGTATGTGTGTTTAAACTCAGTACTGTGAAAGACTTTTACAAGGTTAAATCTCCGCTGcaatacaaaaatgtttaaaatcccAATTGAGAACTGACCTCCctgtctcttctctctgcttGTAGGTTGTGGCATGTTTACCTTCCTGTCGTCTGTCACTGCTGCTGTCAGTGGCCTCCTCGTGGGTTATGAACTTGGGCTCATCTCTGGAGCTCTTCTTCAGATCAAAACCTTATTATCCCTGAGCTGCCATGAGCAGGAAATGGTTGTAAGCTCCCTCCTCATTGGAGCCCTCCTGGCCTCACTCACCGGAGGGGTCCTGATAGACAGGTATGGAAGAAGGACAGCAATCATCTTGTCTTCCTGCCTGCTTGGACTCGGAAGCTTAGTCTTGATTCTCAGCTTATCCTACACGGTTCTTATAGCGGGACGTATTGCCATAGGGGTCTCCATCTCTCTGTCTTCCATTGCCACTTGTGTTTACATTGCAGAGATTGCTCCTCAACACAGAAGAGGCCTTCTTGTGTCACTGAACGAGCTGATGATTGTCATTGGCATTCTTTTTGCCTATATTTCAAATTACGCATTTGCCAATGTTTTCCACGGCTGGAAGTACATGTTTGGTCTTGTTATTCCCTTGGGAGTTTTGCAAGCAATTGCGATGTATTTTCTTCCTCCAAGCCCTCGGTTTCTGGTGATGAAAGGACAAGAGGAAGCTGCTAGCAAGGTTCTTGGAAGGTTAAGAGCACTCTCAGATACAACTGAGGAACTCACGGTGATCAAATCCTCCCTGAAAGATGAATACCAGTATAGTTTTTGGGATCTGTTTCGTTCAAAAGACAACATGCGGACCCGAATCATGATAGGACTAACACtggtattttttgtacagatcaCTGGGCAGCCAAACATATTGTTCTATGCATCAACTGTTTTGAAGTCAGTTGGCTTTCAAAGCAACGAGGCAGCTAGCCTCGCCTCCACTGGGGTTGGAGTCGTCAAGGTCATTAGCACCATCCCCGCCACTCTTCTCGTAGACCACGTCGGCAGCAAGACATTCCTCTGCATCGGCTCCTCTGTGATGGCAGCTTCGTTGTTGACCATGGGCATCGTAAATCTCAACATCCATGTGAACTTCACCAATATCTGCAGAAGTCACAGTTCTATCAATGAGTCCTTGGATAAGTCTGCCATTTATGGACCAGGAAACCTGTCAGCCAGCAATACTACTCTCAGAGACCACTTGAAAGGGATGGCTTCCCACAGCAGAAGCTCACTCATGCCCCTGAGAAACGATGTGGATAAGAGAGTGGAGACGACCTCAGCGTCCTTGCTAAATACTGGATTAAGCCATACTGAGTACCAGATAGTTGCAGACCCTGCGGATGTCCCAGCTTTTTTAAAATGGCTGTCCTTAGCCAGCTTGCTTGTTTATGTTGCTGCTTTTTCAATTGGTCTAGGACCAAGTAagtactttattctttattccttccctctttccccctGTTAATATTAGTGTATTGCTTTCGACCAGTCAGAGCATGGTACTGCTGTAATACCTCATACACGTAAGTGTTAGAAGCAAGACAAGGATAACATTGGTCATTTGATGCTCTGTCTAATGCAGAAGGCTTTTATCGCTTATATCTGCTTCTGAAAAGTACAGGGCTAGTGTGCAATTGAAAGATACGTTTCCCACTATCTGTCACATGAGGATACTTTAACTCCTATTGATTGAGGATGAACCAGACCTGGAAAGATATTTACTGCCCAAGGGAATTACATTGCTTTGTGAAAGCAAAATTTGCTGCGGTAACATTTTCTTCCGTATCATCTCTGAGTTTCTTtctatgcagaagaaaaaaattcaaatatttagattttcttaaagACACAATACTGGATgcattcttgtgatagtaagaaGGAAAACATTATGAGTTGAGAAGGAGGATGAATTGTTTTTTTGAGTACATCTTATTCACTAGAGTAGCCTCCCGGGGCGCTTTACTCTGTTCCATTAAACAGAAGCATGAAAGTCTAGCTACTATCATTTAGCATAATACAAACAATTGACAGGGACATAGCTATgaggtcattttattttatagagctAGTCTCCTCTAATGACAAAGTATGAACACCTCTCTTGGGCAAACTCTTTTAGAGATGGATTTGTTAGAATAGATTGTTTGTGGCAGTTCTCTTGTCTGTTAGCCTCGTAGCTAAAGCCTGAAGGTCTCTGTGGGGAGGTCGTGAAGGGTAGCATCTATTACTTCACCTCCTACCCTATTCCCTTCTCTCGCTTTCTTTTCTagtcctctcctttctttctctttctttctcagtcCTTCCCTCTCTATCACAAAGTTGGTTTTGAAACTTGTTGACAAAGATCAAGGAGGCAATCAAATTGACTCAAATAATGGAAAGCATTGGAGGTTTGGGGCAATAAGAAGACATAGATTGTGCTGAAGAAGAAGGAATTTCCTGGAGAGAGGTAGGGCTCTGGTTCCAGGTACTGGACAGGGTTTCTGGGAAGAAGGTCAGGTAGGGGCTTGCTCTAGTCATCCACTGCTAACTCATTAACTGTTCATTCAAGTGATATGTATTGACTGATAGATGTTTTCATGACCAAGAACTATGCTGAATGCTGGGGAAAGGGTCATAAACAAGACAGATACTGTCCCTATCTTCAGTGAGATGGTAGGTGAGTGGACTGAGCTACACTCTCTGTATCTGCCTCTTTCTGGTCAGCAACCAGCAGGTTTGGCCTGCTTAATCTCAGTTAATAACTAGACCTGCACATGGCTGATATGGCCTCTCCTGCTCTAACTCTGCCTCCTCATTTTTCAGCTTCTACTCCCACTTCTAAGTGCACTTAGTTTCTAGATTCTCATTTGTTCAAATTCTTGGGTGAAATCTGATTGACACTGCTCTTTGCTGTGCCAAGTCAGAGATGGAAGTTCAGGCCTAATCAGCTGTGGCAAGATTGGGTCATGGTCCAAGGCGCGGAAGACTGAAAGTTGGCCCTTTCTCTGCACTGTGAGTAGACATACTTCCTCCTGTAAGATGGCTTGGGCAGGTAGAGTAAATATTACAATACCACCAGCCTCTGATGACTCAGTCTTCTTCCTGAACCTTAAAcctgctttttaaaacttaacagTGATAATTACCATTAATGAACAGTTTCCTGGGAACAGATTTCTACCATTATTTTGGGATTCAATTATCTTGAGTGTATACCTATGAGATACTTATGTGGCTACTATGATACTTTAAACTAATGAAATTTGAGCTAacatcttatttgtatttttatttattttatttttattacatttttattttatttatttacatttttatttcaagaaactCTTCAAAGCAGAAGGACAAGATATGGGTGCAGTCTTCTACTAAGAAACAACTTAGATTTGGGTATGAAACTTCTCTGTGTTAACAAGCACAGTAAGTTTTGTGCATTTGATAAACTTCACGTGGTAGTTCCATTGGTTTCTTCTGCCAGCATCTCTTCTTCTTGTATATTcatcataaaactaaaaatatttcctttgtaCATCAACTTTCTTGGTCCAATTTTTTGAAATGTCAAGAATCAACTGAGAGTATaagaaaaagtcacaaaaaagaaAGGGATCCCTCCTCATTCTAATTCAGAAAACCTCTCAGGTTGAAAGGGTATACATCATGGCACATAGCATAATGTGAGAGACATTGATCTTAGGCCTCTTGAACCAACCTACTCATGGTTAGAGTCCTTTCAATCTCATGCTATCCATCTCTCTTTAGTTTTGGggtaattttgaaaaatgcagcAAACCTTCCAGTCTCACATATTATTTGATACCTTATTGTATTAGAGCAAAAATTCtccttttcagaaaaccaaatttgattttagaaaaaattactggatactgggcgtggtggcttatgcctgtaatcccagcatgttgggaggctgaggtgggtggatcacttaaggtcaggagtttgagaccagcctggccaacatggttgaaaccccgtctctactaaaaatacaaaaattagctgggtgcggtggtgcacaactgtgatcccaactacccaggaggctgaagcaggaaaatctcttgaacccaggaggcagaggttgcagagaacattgcattccagcctaggcaacagagtgagactgtctccaaaacaaaaaaaaaaaaaagaagaaaacgttATTGGTGGCTGTTTGTCTTTCAATAACACTCTatgctaattctttaaaaatatagtttaagcTTTAGATTCCACTAATATTTATTGACACCTAGTATGTCAAATACTGTGCTAGGCAGTTTTTACATACTTTGGAGTACTTCATTTGACCTTCAAAACAAGcatgagaagaaaggatattcactgcattttacaaatgaagatacTGAGTCTCAAAGAAATTAAGCGACttgttgaaataaatgaaaacatgttttgtCTTCAGAAATTCAACATTAATCTCAAGTCTAAGACAAGAATAGGCAATCCTGTGTTGGTCTCGAgagtaaatgttaattatttttagttcagTCTTCTCCCTGAAAGTCCACTagaaggaagaatgaataaaaatagtgTATCATTGTCCTTCCATCAGAATACTCATGAAGCATTCTGCATTTTTGCGAAATAGAGACATAGTTCTTTTCTGAAGCTCTGCTAAGTAAGTGAACATGTACTTTTTATAAGACTGAAttataggaaaaaagagaagggtAACAAGAAGAAGAGAGTTTTTGCCACACATTTACTTGCATAActgaatgtattaaaatattgaatGCAGAATTCAAGCTCAGCAGACATAACAAGGACCAAATTAACAATGACTTAAAGTTAGAcgattctttctatttttttttttttttttttttttttttttttttttttgagacggagtttcgctcctgttacccagtctggagtgcaatggcgcgatctcggctcaccgcaacctccgcctcctgagttcaggcaattctcctgcctcagcctcctgagtagctgggattacaggcacgcgccaccatgcccagctaattttttgtatttttagtagagacggggtttcaccatgttgaccaggttggtctcgatctcttcgaCCTTgtgcacccgccttggcctcccaaagtgctgggattacaggcttgagctaccgcgcccggcctgtttctttctctcttacttaACAGGTGTAGTTGGGTAGTTCTGGGTGTTGTGGAGGTACCCAGGGTCACACACCCGAAGTCTACAGTTTTTCTATACCTTATTTCAGCCACTACTTTAATATTGGTTTCTAGTCTATCATGATGACCATTTATATaagatgcattttaaaatctcgtgcatattaaaatgcatttaaaaatctcGTCATTATTTATTCATAGCTAATGGTCCTTTGGGAATAAGTAAAAAACGCACGAGTGCAGTCAACTAAAGGGAGGTTGGGTAGAGAAAGGCCTGGATCATCTCTAGACAGCCTGAGCAATTGCAGCAGGGAGTTAGAACGGCGGTGAGGGATACAGTAAGGAATTTCTTACAGGGATTCGGCATCGCACAATTGTAGGAGAAGCTGAGAACACAACGGTCTGGAAGGGGACAgttggggaaaaaggaaaaatttattaATCAAGGCACGGAGCAAAGTCGGTGAAGAAGC from the Saimiri boliviensis isolate mSaiBol1 chromosome 4, mSaiBol1.pri, whole genome shotgun sequence genome contains:
- the SLC2A12 gene encoding solute carrier family 2, facilitated glucose transporter member 12, whose amino-acid sequence is MVPVENTEGPNLLNQKGTAVETEGSYRASGSRHPFWARGCGMFTFLSSVTAAVSGLLVGYELGLISGALLQIKTLLSLSCHEQEMVVSSLLIGALLASLTGGVLIDRYGRRTAIILSSCLLGLGSLVLILSLSYTVLIAGRIAIGVSISLSSIATCVYIAEIAPQHRRGLLVSLNELMIVIGILFAYISNYAFANVFHGWKYMFGLVIPLGVLQAIAMYFLPPSPRFLVMKGQEEAASKVLGRLRALSDTTEELTVIKSSLKDEYQYSFWDLFRSKDNMRTRIMIGLTLVFFVQITGQPNILFYASTVLKSVGFQSNEAASLASTGVGVVKVISTIPATLLVDHVGSKTFLCIGSSVMAASLLTMGIVNLNIHVNFTNICRSHSSINESLDKSAIYGPGNLSASNTTLRDHLKGMASHSRSSLMPLRNDVDKRVETTSASLLNTGLSHTEYQIVADPADVPAFLKWLSLASLLVYVAAFSIGLGPMPWLVLSEIFPGGIRGRAMALTSSMNWGINLLISLTFLTVTDLIGLPWVCFIYTIMSLASLLFVVMFIPETKGCSLEQISMELAKVNYVKNNICFMSHHQEKLVPRQPQKRKPQEQLLECNKLCGRGQSRQLSPET